One segment of Psychromonas sp. psych-6C06 DNA contains the following:
- the rlmKL gene encoding bifunctional 23S rRNA (guanine(2069)-N(7))-methyltransferase RlmK/23S rRNA (guanine(2445)-N(2))-methyltransferase RlmL: protein MQKMQSYFIPTAKGLAPLLEVELKEMGIENPKQMNGGVSFDGSLEQGYQVCLWSRFASRVLLKLSEFKVLNSLDLYLGCSNIPWEEHFDIHSTFSIDFSGSNDEIRNTQFGALKIKDAIVDRFRKKFDEQRPNVEKRDADIRFNGRLWKDKATIYLDLSGSPLHIRGYRTIAGEAPLRETLAAGIVKRSGWKGEALLDPMCGSGTVIIEAAMMALNIAPGTLRPTFGFEKWKKHDEACWKTLKTSAQVYGRRAVKDCETKFFASDLSQEMIRIAKQNAQRAGVAELIEFSVQDAKKVRPAEELETGMIISNPPYGERLGGFSDTITLYTELGAHFKDAFAGWNLAMFAMDTELLSCLGMRAAKSFKFFNGPIECVLKNYRISAKRPVEDAPAPTKQNAAKEATGTINPWTMGRGDEADEQSFAMGEETESEIVFKEVKQIKPAIYSEAFANRLSKNLKKLEKWAQRENVECYRLYDADLPEYNVAIDRYGEYIIIQEYRAPKEIELGKTRRRFLDVVSTVRYMLDLSDDKLVIKVRERQKGRKQYEKMDAKKQSLIMHEGPAKLIVNLQDYLDTGLFLDHRPVRLKIGKMAQGKDFLNLFCYTATASVHAALGGAKSTTSVDMSNTYLAWGEKNFAENGIKGQHQFIQQDCIKWLQHAHETFDLIFIDPPTFSNSKRMSDVFDVQDDHVDLLTSASARLNAGGEIIFSNNKRNFKLDLDAIKALGFYVKDISKASIPEDFKRNQKIHQCWILSKHD, encoded by the coding sequence ATGCAAAAAATGCAAAGTTATTTTATTCCAACCGCAAAAGGTTTAGCCCCACTACTTGAGGTGGAGCTAAAAGAGATGGGGATTGAAAACCCTAAGCAGATGAATGGTGGGGTTAGCTTCGATGGTTCACTTGAGCAGGGATATCAAGTCTGTTTATGGTCTCGTTTTGCCTCGCGTGTTTTACTCAAATTGAGCGAATTTAAAGTACTCAATTCACTTGATCTTTATTTAGGGTGTAGCAATATTCCATGGGAAGAACATTTTGATATACACAGTACGTTTTCGATCGATTTCTCAGGTAGTAACGATGAAATTCGTAATACGCAATTTGGCGCACTAAAGATTAAAGATGCGATAGTTGATAGATTCCGTAAAAAGTTTGATGAGCAACGACCTAATGTTGAAAAACGCGATGCAGATATTCGTTTCAACGGCCGTTTATGGAAAGATAAAGCGACGATTTATTTAGACCTTTCAGGCTCTCCACTACATATTCGTGGTTACCGTACTATCGCCGGTGAAGCACCGTTGCGTGAAACGTTAGCTGCCGGTATTGTTAAGCGCAGTGGCTGGAAAGGCGAAGCATTACTTGACCCAATGTGTGGCTCTGGCACTGTTATCATTGAGGCCGCTATGATGGCGTTAAATATTGCACCGGGCACACTACGACCCACCTTTGGTTTCGAAAAATGGAAAAAACATGACGAAGCGTGCTGGAAAACACTTAAAACATCGGCGCAAGTGTATGGTCGTCGTGCAGTAAAAGATTGTGAAACAAAGTTTTTCGCTTCAGATTTAAGCCAAGAGATGATTCGTATTGCCAAACAAAACGCACAACGTGCGGGTGTCGCTGAATTAATCGAGTTTTCTGTGCAGGATGCTAAAAAAGTACGTCCAGCTGAAGAGTTAGAAACAGGTATGATAATCTCTAACCCGCCGTACGGTGAACGATTAGGTGGTTTCAGCGATACGATCACGCTTTACACTGAATTAGGGGCACATTTTAAAGATGCCTTTGCGGGTTGGAATTTAGCGATGTTTGCTATGGATACTGAGCTATTAAGCTGTTTAGGTATGCGTGCGGCTAAAAGCTTTAAATTCTTTAATGGCCCGATAGAGTGTGTACTTAAAAACTACCGTATTTCTGCTAAACGTCCTGTTGAAGATGCGCCAGCGCCAACAAAACAGAATGCTGCAAAAGAAGCGACAGGCACGATTAACCCTTGGACAATGGGCCGTGGCGATGAAGCGGATGAACAAAGTTTTGCAATGGGTGAAGAGACAGAATCTGAAATTGTCTTTAAAGAGGTTAAGCAGATAAAACCTGCTATCTATTCAGAGGCCTTTGCTAATCGTCTATCAAAAAATCTAAAAAAACTAGAGAAGTGGGCACAGCGTGAAAATGTTGAGTGCTACCGCTTATACGATGCTGATCTACCTGAATATAATGTGGCTATCGACCGTTACGGCGAATATATTATTATTCAAGAGTACCGCGCCCCGAAAGAGATTGAACTCGGTAAAACGCGTCGTCGCTTTTTAGATGTCGTTTCAACGGTACGATATATGCTGGACTTGTCCGATGATAAACTGGTCATCAAAGTACGAGAGCGTCAAAAAGGGCGTAAACAGTATGAGAAAATGGATGCTAAAAAGCAGTCTCTTATTATGCATGAAGGGCCGGCTAAGCTGATTGTTAATCTGCAAGACTACTTAGATACAGGGCTCTTTTTAGATCACCGCCCAGTACGTTTAAAAATTGGCAAAATGGCGCAGGGTAAAGACTTCTTAAATCTATTCTGTTATACCGCAACGGCATCTGTACATGCAGCCTTAGGCGGTGCTAAATCAACAACTAGTGTTGATATGTCAAACACCTATCTTGCTTGGGGTGAAAAGAACTTTGCAGAAAATGGCATTAAAGGTCAGCATCAATTTATTCAGCAAGATTGTATTAAATGGTTACAACATGCTCATGAAACCTTTGATCTTATCTTTATCGACCCACCAACGTTTTCAAACTCAAAGCGCATGAGTGATGTGTTTGATGTACAAGATGATCATGTCGATTTATTAACTTCTGCAAGCGCGCGTTTAAATGCTGGTGGCGAAATTATCTTCTCAAACAATAAACGTAACTTTAAGTTAGACCTAGATGCGATTAAAGCACTCGGTTTTTATGTTAAAGATATCTCTAAAGCCTCTATTCCTGAGGACTTTAAACGTAATCAAAAAATCCACCAATGTTGGATTCTAAGCAAACATGACTAA
- a CDS encoding glutaredoxin family protein, producing MTKRVTLYFTDGCHLCDDALALIERLNLCYQKVDIIDSDRLVALYATRIPVVENESGLTLNWPFSLQQLQHFIEEN from the coding sequence ATGACTAAACGCGTAACACTCTATTTTACCGATGGCTGTCATCTCTGTGATGACGCCTTGGCATTAATAGAACGGCTCAACTTGTGCTATCAAAAAGTCGATATTATTGACTCTGATAGGCTCGTTGCGCTTTATGCAACCCGAATTCCCGTTGTAGAAAATGAATCTGGTTTAACGCTTAATTGGCCATTTTCATTGCAACAATTACAACACTTTATAGAAGAGAATTAA
- a CDS encoding ABC transporter ATP-binding protein produces MALLTLHNAELAFGDNPLLDKSNLVIEPNERVCLVGRNGAGKSTLLKVLDGRIQLDDGSLLINTDVKVARLEQDPPSANTMSAYDFVASGMDDVGDVLKEYHHQLVIIESDCSEKQLNKLAKLQEKLDQLDGWQLDSKINQILDRLAISPETNLDELSGGWLRKVALAKALVNDPDLLLLDEPTNHLDVGTIEWLEQFLLSFKGAIVFISHDREFIRRLSTRIIDIDRGNLSSWPGGYDAYLVAKEEALRVEDEQNAEFDRKLAIEEKWIRQGIKARRTRNEGRVRALKALRNERADRQNVQGKAKINIDVASRSGKIIFEAEDVSYSYEDLSIVKNFSTTIMRGDKIAFIGRNGCGKSTVLKLFLDQLQPDAGTLKCGTKLEVAYFDQYRDTLDPEKSVMDNLAEGKQEVEVNGHKRHVLGYLQDFLFHPVRARTPVKALSGGEKNRLLLAKIFLKPNNLLILDEPTNDLDVETLELLEELLADYQGTLLLVSHDRSFVDNTVTHTWFFDGNGNIEQFVGGFSDAARHKAQSEQTQNVAKKTEKKNTAVKPQAQAKPKATKKLSYKMQLELDALPRELEELESRVEELQAMINTPEFFTKDKQDADMFLADLASTEEKLEVAFERWEHLEELKNGE; encoded by the coding sequence ATGGCACTATTAACCTTACATAATGCTGAACTTGCCTTTGGCGATAACCCATTATTAGATAAAAGTAACTTAGTGATTGAACCCAATGAACGTGTTTGTTTAGTGGGAAGAAATGGCGCGGGTAAATCAACACTATTGAAAGTATTAGATGGACGTATTCAGCTTGATGATGGTTCATTACTGATCAATACCGATGTAAAAGTAGCCCGCTTAGAGCAAGATCCCCCCAGTGCAAATACTATGAGCGCCTATGACTTTGTTGCGTCAGGTATGGATGATGTTGGCGACGTATTAAAAGAGTACCACCATCAACTCGTGATTATTGAATCAGATTGCAGTGAAAAACAGCTTAATAAATTAGCTAAACTGCAAGAAAAGTTAGATCAACTAGACGGTTGGCAGCTAGACAGCAAAATTAATCAAATCCTTGATCGCTTAGCCATATCGCCAGAAACCAACCTTGATGAACTTTCCGGTGGGTGGTTACGTAAAGTCGCATTAGCGAAAGCTTTAGTTAATGATCCTGATTTACTGCTTTTAGATGAGCCAACCAATCACTTGGATGTTGGCACTATTGAATGGCTTGAGCAATTTTTATTAAGTTTTAAAGGGGCAATTGTTTTTATTAGCCATGATAGAGAATTTATTCGCCGTTTATCGACACGTATTATTGATATCGATCGCGGTAATTTAAGCTCTTGGCCGGGTGGTTATGATGCTTACTTAGTGGCTAAAGAAGAAGCGCTACGTGTTGAAGATGAACAAAATGCGGAGTTTGATCGTAAATTAGCGATTGAAGAAAAATGGATACGTCAAGGCATCAAAGCACGTCGTACCCGTAATGAAGGGCGTGTACGTGCTTTAAAAGCATTACGAAATGAACGTGCTGACCGCCAAAATGTACAGGGCAAAGCAAAAATTAATATTGATGTCGCTAGTCGCTCTGGAAAAATTATTTTTGAAGCGGAAGATGTTTCTTACAGTTACGAAGATTTAAGCATCGTTAAAAACTTCTCAACTACGATCATGCGTGGTGATAAAATCGCATTTATCGGTCGCAATGGTTGCGGTAAAAGTACCGTACTAAAACTGTTTTTAGACCAGTTACAGCCTGATGCTGGCACACTTAAGTGTGGAACTAAGCTTGAAGTGGCTTATTTTGACCAATATCGCGATACCTTAGACCCTGAAAAATCAGTGATGGATAATCTTGCTGAGGGCAAACAGGAAGTAGAAGTAAATGGTCATAAACGCCATGTTTTAGGTTACCTGCAAGATTTTCTCTTCCATCCTGTACGTGCCAGAACGCCTGTAAAAGCATTATCTGGTGGTGAAAAAAATCGTCTTTTACTTGCCAAAATTTTCTTAAAACCGAACAATTTACTGATTCTTGATGAACCTACGAATGATCTGGATGTCGAAACGCTTGAACTGTTAGAAGAGTTGTTAGCGGATTATCAAGGCACGTTATTATTAGTGAGCCACGATCGTAGCTTTGTTGATAATACCGTTACGCATACTTGGTTCTTTGATGGTAATGGTAACATTGAACAGTTTGTCGGTGGTTTTAGTGATGCAGCAAGACACAAAGCGCAAAGTGAACAGACGCAGAATGTGGCTAAAAAAACTGAGAAAAAGAACACCGCTGTAAAACCACAAGCACAGGCAAAACCTAAAGCAACGAAGAAGCTTTCTTATAAGATGCAATTAGAGTTAGATGCGCTACCAAGAGAGCTTGAAGAGTTAGAGAGTCGTGTTGAAGAGTTGCAAGCAATGATTAATACACCTGAATTTTTCACAAAAGATAAACAAGATGCTGATATGTTTCTTGCTGATTTGGCGAGTACAGAAGAAAAGTTAGAGGTTGCCTTTGAGCGTTGGGAACATCTAGAAGAGTTAAAAAACGGAGAATAA
- a CDS encoding DUF3466 family protein — MKSKLTLVSASLAMLMTSNSWAQDAYYNIEEIKVYADGANYGPYPVAMSEDEAFIATHSMKASLSTNIDIGLPYTFNRECQYDDILCEFVFYGSESAGQLSYENAYQAWRNAQANASTGYSSYMFANTLLDGSDTAQTPFLPSDSVDVKVTDVTNEINGDRFTVGYASAPYSGQNREFVRRAYIQSIYGEVSELLPEFTEAGGFSSAYKIQEVTYKTGDPQILIIGASSVSYAKNDSDYFLDCYFSDEDDNRFNINDLVRCPGFDTQAWAWNVTDLQLGGEISGKPLATSWLSDRKNSLTFSAHAFDINKNGVAVGASTFEYSSNSEGARQRAIIMNPTDNGEYGFPVEIVAATNDIEDQDDLIYNTWALNISDAGLVTGNREYATAKGRNKATEFFVHDSINNVAKFPLKDKKVSTSQQRLENNGSYFISKSGANSQAYAANEAGWIVGEVDDYDQVDPVYGGSPRSQTAFLFDSNKNQAWLMNDLICKQIDGVVESPLYRIRSARVISDKGVVLAEGFKYDTPEDYKNKTNAIPAAFKLTPNTVGIAPDDSPNCWESSLFKEVDEPYERQGGATFWLWLLAMPVLFIRRYKR, encoded by the coding sequence ATGAAATCTAAACTTACCTTGGTCTCTGCTTCATTAGCTATGCTGATGACCAGCAATAGCTGGGCACAAGATGCTTATTATAATATTGAAGAGATTAAAGTTTATGCGGATGGCGCAAACTATGGTCCGTACCCCGTTGCAATGTCTGAAGATGAGGCATTTATCGCGACTCATTCTATGAAGGCATCACTTTCTACTAATATCGATATTGGCTTACCTTATACCTTTAATCGAGAGTGCCAATATGATGATATTCTTTGTGAGTTTGTCTTTTATGGCAGTGAGTCTGCAGGACAGTTAAGCTATGAGAATGCATATCAAGCTTGGCGTAATGCACAAGCAAATGCATCAACTGGTTATAGCAGTTATATGTTTGCCAATACTCTTCTAGATGGAAGTGATACTGCACAAACACCATTTTTACCGAGTGATAGTGTCGATGTCAAAGTGACTGATGTAACGAACGAAATCAACGGTGACCGTTTTACTGTAGGATATGCTTCTGCGCCTTATAGTGGACAAAACCGTGAATTTGTTCGTCGCGCTTATATACAGTCTATATATGGTGAGGTAAGCGAATTACTACCTGAATTTACCGAAGCAGGTGGTTTTAGTAGTGCTTATAAAATTCAAGAAGTTACTTATAAAACTGGTGATCCACAAATACTTATAATTGGCGCTAGCAGTGTCTCATATGCGAAAAATGATTCTGACTACTTCCTTGATTGTTATTTTAGTGATGAAGATGATAATCGCTTCAATATTAATGATCTAGTACGTTGTCCTGGCTTTGATACACAGGCTTGGGCGTGGAATGTTACTGATTTGCAACTTGGAGGTGAGATATCTGGCAAGCCACTAGCTACATCTTGGTTATCTGATCGTAAAAATAGTTTAACGTTTAGTGCGCATGCCTTTGATATAAACAAAAATGGTGTTGCTGTTGGTGCTTCAACTTTTGAATATAGCAGCAATAGTGAAGGTGCTCGTCAACGAGCTATTATTATGAACCCGACTGATAACGGTGAATATGGATTTCCCGTTGAAATAGTGGCTGCAACCAATGATATCGAAGACCAAGATGATTTAATTTATAATACTTGGGCGCTTAATATATCTGATGCTGGGCTTGTGACAGGTAATAGAGAGTATGCAACAGCGAAAGGGCGAAATAAAGCCACAGAGTTTTTTGTACATGACAGCATTAATAACGTTGCTAAGTTTCCATTAAAGGATAAAAAAGTATCAACATCTCAGCAACGCCTTGAAAATAATGGTAGTTATTTTATTTCTAAAAGTGGCGCAAACAGCCAAGCTTATGCTGCCAATGAAGCAGGTTGGATTGTTGGCGAGGTAGATGATTATGATCAAGTGGATCCTGTATATGGAGGGAGTCCGCGAAGCCAAACAGCATTCTTATTTGATAGTAACAAAAATCAAGCTTGGTTAATGAATGATCTAATTTGTAAACAAATTGACGGTGTCGTTGAGTCTCCTTTATACAGAATAAGAAGTGCACGAGTCATTAGTGATAAGGGCGTTGTTTTAGCCGAAGGCTTTAAATATGACACTCCTGAAGATTACAAAAATAAAACTAATGCAATACCGGCTGCTTTTAAATTAACACCTAATACAGTGGGCATTGCACCTGATGATAGTCCAAATTGTTGGGAATCTTCTTTATTTAAGGAAGTCGATGAACCCTATGAAAGGCAAGGTGGGGCGACGTTTTGGTTATGGCTTCTTGCCATGCCAGTATTGTTTATTCGTCGTTATAAACGATAA